From a region of the Dictyostelium discoideum AX4 chromosome 2 chromosome, whole genome shotgun sequence genome:
- the dhkI-2 gene encoding HisK family protein kinase, translated as MIYLKILEKLNQAIWLFDINKRVLIWGNQSCKKYKNIESITSLFNNSNLINDIRNGKSKHEHIDIIESNENGEILKQMIFKYSSIHISDMDARQLYLDTSINLLVNQDSHYLDYEGKRIFILVEAIEEIKFIQSPLSSSIENHNINNNQNNQNSVNINSSNKGQYNRPEPSNMGSWEWNVQNDTTKASNQFYKIIGIENDFNKKLNFNDFINKLGIQEIQPIINNCIESNSSSFEYPLRINRKNDNLVRYIQLKGEIIKKDDKVFKVLGVCHDFSEIQEAKDKLEEESKFVEALIGCLKAGIVACNSNGDLTHFNKSAQDLHGLELNDKTDRKQLLDQILKCYRSPYEQINLEKSGTPIIRALSGEFINDQEIIITPTSNQQQSSLSKSNRPRSQSNCSNGNKSQNRLSKNYSTTTTTTNNNNNNNNNNNNNNNNNNNNNSISQQQQTQVSTQQTQQQQNTTNGIGGATTSTTAAAATITSPQQIPIATKIPTKINDNEFLVLASGQEIVSKDGKTIGAFVALHDITERKRNEVILKNATEEAQRANQLKGEFLANISHELLSPMNSIIGMVGLCLDVAPRNLKEMLNDVVESSKILLDLLHQILDFTTLESNSLAVRPFPFKLRDTFNQLFKVFYTRIIEKKISLTFSIDPNIADDFYGDQNRLKQILSNLIDNAIKFSNSSNINNSISIIVEQLTHNQFKKYKDSFRSNSKTHSRLNSHDDYSIDGDYDDQDNNDSYFGRDINVSDNESAVGGFSELDEKDNSDDDDENDDENDETDENDDDTDDDTSSNTSRNNISNNLLFHNNTSGGGGGGINKREKFKKKDREGFVNLKFSIKDRGIGVPEDKHDFIFDRFFQVDGSYSRVQGGVGLGLSICKKLIEFFGGAIWFESEASQGSTFHFILSIKSVEAPSPKSPSLQSSNGSINSTTKLFESSRLKNEIYIPSLPNVQTKKVKKDSNDNGNNDSTNYGISLSNSMNNININGSTLNNNNSINNNNNSNDNGPLTSRTPSNSYYNFIASLNNTSLKSSSHNTLSSSPTGFNGISNLNISGLNNLSNLSNNPNNLNNIIGNTNGNNNTNGNNNSGISLNNSNNNIQTPNGLNNSRGSSLISTPSTKNVKKQHSCPMDLIQRIHSICTPRGPISKECGLNNLPAYSPPKSPGRSLSHGGKNYSNLISTPRGGVGYSSPPINSSSSSGGGSSTNGSNSGNSSANNSTPSSSSLSSTPLTSSNTPSPVSISSNNVNNNNQQQQTQPILSPILPLKDNSIDISDLNNINSLTPNSSNSTSTNVTQSSSNIINNGNSITIINNNPVTPNGKKIVIVPLLSLQSASSPKQSQRGYSPKQQYSPKQYSPKQQYSPKQYSPKQQQQQQQQQQQLEQLSGRMSPHKSNLSSTNLHHIHHHHIHQQQSQQHNNTTVHSNNLILNNNNNNNNNNNNNNNNNNNNNNNNNNNNNNTTNTSNNHTSDPSKSSNSTPETSPPISSPRSNNNNNCSLTTIVGVTTPPQPSSTITTPQFQSPPILSGNSGNINLLSSNGTSSGGIEISGSQMIPQKVLVAEDNTMNQKLIKTLLTKRGFDITIAKDGKQALDFYHESKNKSILYDCILMDIQMPVLSGLEATCAIREIEANEGGHIPIIAVTAHAMKGDKEKFLESGVDDYVTKPINPKLLYEVINTQICKYIEENRSSSTINENKNTINNNNNNTNNNNNNNNSSNPVNNNNSNSIDATQQELNNE; from the exons atgatttatttaaaaatattagaaaaattaaatcaagcAATTTGGTTATTcgatataaataaaagagtATTGATTTGGGGTAATCAATCatgtaaaaaatataaaaatattgaatcaataacatcattatttaataattcaaatttaataaatgatattaGAAATGGTAAATCAAAACATGAACACATCGATATAATAGAATCCAACGAAAATGGAgagattttaaaacaaatgatatttaaatattcatcaATACATATTAGTGATATGGATGCAAGACAATTATATTTGGATACtagtattaatttattagtaAATCAAGATAGTCATTATTTAGATTACGAAGGTAAACGAATTTTTATATTAGTAGAAGcaattgaagaaattaaatttattcaatcaccattatcatcatcaattgaaaatcataatataaataataatcaaaataatcaaaattctgtaaatattaatagtagtaataaagGACAATATAATAGACCAGAACCATCAAACATGGGATCTTGGGAATGGAATGTTCAAAATGATACAACTAAAGCATctaatcaattttataaaataattggtattgaaaatgattttaataaaaaattgaattttaatgattttattaataaacttGGTATTCAAGAAATTCaaccaataattaataattgtataGAATCAAATAGTTCTTCATTTGAATATCCATTAAGaattaatagaaaaaatgataatttagttagatatattcaattaaa aggtgaaattattaaaaaagatgataaagtttttaaagttttaggAGTTTGTCATGATTTTAGTGAAATTCAAGAAGCAAAAGATAAATTAGAAGAAGAGAGTAAATTTGTTGAAGCATTAATTGGTTGTTTAAAAGCAGGCATTGTTGCATGTAATTCAAATGGTGATTTAACACATTTCAATAAGAGTGCACAAGATTTACATGGATTAGAATTGAACGATAAAACCGATagaaaacaattattagatcaaattttaaaatgttatAGATCACCATAtgaacaaataaatttagaaaaatcaGGTACACCAATTATTAGAGCATTAAGTGgtgaatttataaatgatcaagaaattataattactCCAACttcaaatcaacaacaatcatcattatcaaaatcaaatagaCCAAGATCACAATCAAATTgttcaaatggtaataaatcACAAAAtagattatcaaaaaattatagtacaacaacaacaacaactaataataataataataataataataataataataataataataataataataataataataattcaatttcacaacaacaacaaacacaagTATCAACACAacaaacacaacaacaacaaaatacaACAAATGGAATAGGTGGtgcaacaacatcaacaacagcagcagcagcaacaaTAACATCACCACAACAAATACCAATTGCAACTAAAATTCCAACAAAgataaatgataatgaatttttagTTTTGGCAAGTGGTCAAGAGATTGTTTCAAAAGATGGTAAAACCATTGGTGCATTTGTAGCCTTACATGATATTACTGAAAGAAAACGTAATGAAGTTATACTAAAGAATGCAACAGAGGAGGCACAAAGGgctaatcaattaaaaggtGAATTTTTGGCAAATATTAGTCATGAATTATTGAGTCCAATGAATTCAATCATTGGTATGGTTGGTTTATGTTTAGATGTTGCACCAAGGAATCTAAAGGAAATGTTAAATGATGTTGTGGAGTCGTCAAAGATTCTATTGGATTTACTTCACCAAATTTTAGATTTCACAACATTGGAATCAAATTCATTGGCAGTTAGACCTTTCCCATTCAAGTTACGTGATACattcaatcaattatttaaagttttctATACACGTATCATTGAAAAGAAGATTAGTTTAACCTTTTCAATCGATCCAAATATTGCCGATGATTTCTATGGTGATCAAAATCGTTTAAAACAAATCCTTTCAAATCTAATTGATAATgcaataaaattttcaaattcttcaaatataaataattcaatttcaatcatTGTTGAACAATTAACTcataatcaatttaaaaaatataaagacTCTTTTAGATCAAATTCAAAGACTCATAGTAGATTAAATTCACATGATGATTATAGTATCGATGGTGATTATGATGAtcaagataataatgattcttATTTTGGTAGAGATATTAATGTTTCAGATAATGAATCAGCTGTTGGTGGTTTTAGTGAATTagatgaaaaagataatagtgatgatgatgatgaaaatgatgatgaaaatgatgaaactgatgaaaatgatgatgataccGACGACGATACATCATCAAACACTTCAAGAAATAATAtaagtaataatttattatttcataataataccagtggtggtggtggaggtggtaTTAATAAAcgtgaaaaatttaaaaaaaaagatcgtGAAGGGTTTGTTAatctaaaattttcaattaaagatcGTGGTATTGGTGTACCAGAGGATAAACATGATTTCATTTTCGATAGATTCTTTCAAGTTGATGGTTCATATAGTCGTGTTCAAGGTGGTGTTGGTTTAGGTTTAAGTATTTGCAAAAAGTTAATTGAATTCTTTGGTGGTGCAATTTGGTTTGAAAGTGAAGCATCACAAGGTTCAACTTTTCATTTCATTCTCTCAATTAAAAGTGTTGAAGCACCATCACCAAAATCACCTTCATTACAATCAAGTAATGGTTCAATCAATTCAACcactaaattatttgaatctagtagattaaaaaatgaaatttatattCCATCACTTCCAAATGTTCAAActaaaaaagtgaaaaaagattcaaatgataatggtaataacgATTCAACAAATTATGGTATTTCTTTAAGTAATAGTatgaataatataaatatcaaTGGTAgtacattaaataataataatagtattaataataataataattcaaatgataatggtCCATTAACAAGTCGTACACCATCAAAtagttattataatttcattgcctctttaaataatacatCATTAAAATCTTCAAGTCATAATACTCTTAGTTCAAGTCCAACTGGTTTTAAtggtatttcaaatttaaatattagtggtttaaataatcttagtaatttatcaaataatccaaataatcttaataatataattggtAATActaatggaaataataataccaatggaaataataatagtggtataagtttaaataatagtaataataatattcaaactccaaatggtttaaataatagtcgTGGTTCAAGTTTAATTTCAACACCTTCAactaaaaatgttaaaaaacaACATAGTTGTCCAATGGATTTAATTCAAAGAATTCATTCAATTTGTACACCACGTGGTCCAATTTCCAAAGAATgtggtttaaataatttaccagCTTATTCACCACCAAAATCACCTGGTCGTAGTTTAAGTCACGGTggtaaaaattattcaaatttaattagtaCCCCTAGAGGTGGTGTTGGTTATAGTTCACCACCTATCAacagtagtagtagtagtggggGTGGTAGCAGTACAAATGGTAGCAATAGTGGTAATAGTAGTGCAAATAATTCAACtccttcatcatcttcattatccTCAACTCCATTAACATCTTCAAATACACCATCACCAgtttcaatatcatcaaataatgttaataataataatcaacaacaacaaacacaacCAATTTTATCACCAATTTTACCATTAAAAGATAACTCAATTGATATCtctgatttaaataatattaatagtttaacaccaaattcttcaaattcaaccTCAACAAATGTAACTCAAAGCagttcaaatattattaataatggtaatagtataacaattataaataataatccagtTACTCCAAATGgtaaaaaaatagttataGTTCCATTATTAAGTTTACAATCTGCTTCATCACCAAAACAATCACAACGTGGTTATTCACCAAAACAGCAATACTCTCCAAAACAATATTCACCAAAACAACAATATTCACCAAAACAATATTCACCaaaacagcaacaacaacagcaacaacaacaacaacaattagaaCAATTGAGTGGAAGAATGTCACCACATAAATCCAATTTAAGTAGTACAAATCTTCAtcatattcatcatcatcatattcatcaacaacaatctcaacaacataataatactactgttcattcaaataatttaattttaaataataataataataataataataataataataataataataataataataataataataataataataataataataataataacaacactACAAATACAAGTAATAATCATACATCTGATccatcaaaatcatcaaattcaacacctgaaacatcaccaccaattaGTTCACCAAgaagcaataataataataattgtagtTTAACTACAATAGTAGGAgtaacaacaccaccacaaccatcatcaacaattacTACACCACAATTCCAATCACCACCAATTTTATCAGGAAATAgtggtaatattaatttattaagtaGTAATGGTACAAGCAGCGGTGGAATTGAAATTAGTGGTAGTCAAATGATTCCACAAAAAGTATTGGTAGCAGAAGATAATACAatgaatcaaaaattaataaagacaTTATTAACTAAAAGAGGTTTTGATATTACCATTGCAAAAGATGGTAAACAAGCCTTAGATTTCTATCatgaaagtaaaaataaatcaatactTTATGATTGTATATTAATGGATATTCAAATGCCAGTTTTATCAGGTTTAGAAGCAACTTGTGCAATTCGTGAAATCGAAGCAAATGAAGGTGGTCATATTCCAATCATTGCTGTAACTGCTCATGCAATGAAAGGTGATAAAGAAAAGTTTTTAGAATCTGGTGTTGATGATTATGTAACAAAACCAATTAACCCAAAGTTATTATATGAAGTAATAAATACTCAAATCTGTAAATATATTGAAGAAAATCGTTCATCATCTacaataaatgaaaataaaaatacaattaataataataataataatacaaataataataataataacaataattcaaGTAACcctgttaataataataatagcaatagtaTTGATGCTACTcaacaagaattaaataatgaataa